A DNA window from bacterium contains the following coding sequences:
- a CDS encoding oligosaccharide flippase family protein, translated as MLAKSDFKKIVISTISRLSYQFASILTLLFLTPFMIKNIGDYNYGIWVLVTIFVNYLGYTELGVSSAIERNLAVAIGDKNKEEFNKVHNNGLFLNFIILFLVLIITFLIIAAITLIHFKEYKLVSILILIMGINLALCFPFKSFISIISANIRFEIISSIMSIQLLINSLMIFVLLSKGYGLISLALATLTATFFSNLLYFIFAIKLFDFLPFDFSLINKDTIKKLLGFSRKTFIVQIADILRSKLDEMVIGTFISVKMVTTYSIANKLNSSANNFSLSFLGILNPLFSKYINIKSNDERVKLFFLISKPVILLSSLVFFGFLFLGYPFIKIWMGVHYLKAYYPLILLAAGYFIALSQSVGVNYMFSTNTHQYFAYISILEGVSNLIFSLVFVIYFKMGIIGVALGTFVSIFLVKTFVQPFVVSKILQIKVSEYYYFFIKNISIGLILYSLAGLLVLQINIDGYLKIFGIALCFVLIALIHFTFMLNNEEKSLIREKIILPYLKDFFIIGNNR; from the coding sequence ATGCTAGCAAAAAGTGATTTTAAAAAAATAGTGATATCGACAATATCACGTTTATCGTATCAATTTGCGTCCATATTAACCCTGCTTTTCCTGACCCCTTTCATGATAAAAAATATAGGTGATTATAATTACGGGATATGGGTTCTTGTTACTATTTTTGTAAATTATCTTGGATATACAGAGCTAGGAGTGTCCAGCGCGATTGAAAGAAATCTGGCCGTTGCTATCGGCGATAAAAACAAAGAAGAATTTAATAAAGTCCATAATAATGGGCTATTTTTAAATTTTATTATATTATTTTTAGTTCTTATTATTACATTTTTAATTATTGCTGCCATAACTCTTATCCATTTTAAAGAATACAAGCTGGTTTCAATTCTTATATTAATTATGGGTATTAATCTGGCTCTATGTTTTCCGTTCAAATCTTTTATCAGTATTATCTCAGCAAATATAAGATTTGAGATTATATCGAGCATTATGTCAATCCAGCTTTTGATAAATTCTTTAATGATTTTTGTACTGTTGTCAAAAGGTTATGGATTAATATCTCTGGCTCTGGCAACATTAACGGCAACTTTTTTCTCAAACCTCTTATACTTTATCTTTGCCATAAAATTATTTGATTTTTTACCTTTTGATTTCAGCCTGATAAATAAAGATACTATCAAAAAATTATTGGGTTTCAGCCGAAAAACTTTTATAGTACAAATTGCAGACATCCTTAGATCCAAATTAGATGAGATGGTTATAGGCACATTTATATCAGTAAAAATGGTCACTACATATTCTATTGCCAATAAATTAAACAGTTCTGCAAATAATTTCAGCTTATCATTCTTAGGAATCTTAAATCCTTTATTTTCAAAATATATAAATATAAAATCTAACGATGAAAGAGTAAAATTATTTTTCCTAATATCAAAACCGGTAATTCTCCTTTCTTCTTTAGTATTTTTCGGTTTTCTTTTTCTTGGTTATCCGTTCATAAAAATATGGATGGGGGTACATTATCTTAAGGCATATTACCCTTTAATTCTTCTTGCAGCGGGTTATTTTATAGCTTTATCCCAATCAGTAGGGGTTAACTATATGTTTTCCACCAATACCCATCAATATTTTGCTTACATCTCAATTCTAGAAGGGGTATCTAATCTTATTTTCAGCCTTGTTTTCGTTATATATTTCAAAATGGGTATTATAGGTGTTGCTCTTGGAACATTTGTATCGATATTTTTAGTTAAAACTTTTGTTCAGCCCTTTGTTGTCAGTAAAATTCTACAAATAAAAGTTTCTGAGTATTATTACTTTTTCATCAAAAATATATCTATCGGGCTTATTTTATACTCTTTAGCCGGACTATTAGTTTTGCAAATAAATATTGACGGTTATCTCAAAATTTTTGGTATTGCATTATGTTTTGTATTAATTGCTCTGATTCATTTCACCTTTATGCTTAATAATGAAGAGAAATCACTTATAAGAGAAAAAATTATACTACCCTACTTAAAAGACTTTTTTATTATTGGAAATAATAGATGA
- a CDS encoding acyltransferase has protein sequence MIKKFINYLRNIISSIKLKNKMKKFDSSGDNLSIDLNSTFIFPENIKLSDHIYIGPECLLEARGKIEIHENVIIGPKVTILTSNHRYENAEMLPYDDYYILKPVTIEKNVWIGANVSICPGVRVGEGAVIALGSVVTKDVPKYSIIGGNPAKILKMRDKEQYNRLNQNKMHYLRLKKEGKTSIKFISSPTFEDKVC, from the coding sequence ATGATAAAAAAATTTATTAATTATTTGAGAAATATAATCAGTTCAATAAAATTAAAAAATAAAATGAAAAAATTCGATAGTAGCGGTGATAATTTGTCTATAGATTTAAATTCTACTTTTATTTTTCCCGAAAACATAAAGCTGTCAGACCATATATATATAGGACCGGAGTGCCTATTAGAAGCTCGCGGCAAGATCGAAATTCATGAAAATGTAATAATAGGTCCCAAAGTTACAATTCTTACATCAAACCATAGATATGAGAACGCAGAGATGCTGCCCTATGATGATTATTATATTCTCAAACCTGTAACAATAGAAAAGAATGTCTGGATTGGTGCAAATGTGAGTATATGCCCGGGGGTTAGAGTTGGAGAAGGTGCGGTAATTGCATTAGGGTCTGTTGTCACTAAAGATGTTCCTAAATACTCTATAATTGGCGGAAATCCTGCAAAAATTTTAAAGATGCGCGACAAAGAACAATATAACAGGCTGAACCAAAATAAAATGCATTATTTAAGATTAAAAAAAGAGGGGAAAACAAGTATCAAATTTATCTCCAGCCCGACTTTTGAGGATAAAGTATGCTAG